From a single Pseudophryne corroboree isolate aPseCor3 chromosome 6, aPseCor3.hap2, whole genome shotgun sequence genomic region:
- the RLN3 gene encoding relaxin-3, producing the protein MPSLAPAVLTVVWLLAWHSGTSASARVPTLGVKLCGREFIRAVIFTCGGSRWRRNDAMQTGDPADGFRNLGPTDIDSEEEETFSEWANLRPIKGEIMDFGTSQSWRDATGARHGAAAASEDSLRVGERRGREVALGLSSTCCKWGCSKSQISSLC; encoded by the exons ATGCCTAGCCTGGCACCAGCCGTCCTCACTGTCGTGTGGCTGCTGGCGTGGCACAGTGGCACCAGTGCTAGTGCTAGAGTGCCTACTCTCGGGGTGAAGCTGTGCGGGAGAGAATTCATAAGGGccgtcatcttcacttgtggggggTCTCGATGGAGGAGAAACGACGCCATGCAGACAG GAGACCCTGCCGATGGTTTTCGGAACCTAGGACCCACGGACATAGATTCCGAGGAGGAGGAAACGTTTAGCGAGTGGGCTAACTTGCGCCCCATCAAAGGTGAAATCATGGACTTCGGGACCTCCCAAAGCTGGAGGGACGCCACGGGTGCAAGACACGGAGCCGCCGCTGCGTCAGAAGACTCCCTGAGGGTGGGGGAAAGACGAGGACGGGAGGTGGCGCTGGGCTTGTCCAGTACGTGCTGCAAATGGGGCTGCAGTAAAAGTCAGATCAGCTCCCTGTGCTGA